The following proteins come from a genomic window of Yinghuangia sp. ASG 101:
- a CDS encoding DeoR/GlpR family DNA-binding transcription regulator produces MVRANGAVSLRELARVVQTSEVTVRRDVRALEAEGLLDRRHGGAVLPGGLAREPSYSQKTHLAAAEKAAIADLAVSLVDEGDAVVVGAGTTTQELARRLARIPGLTVVTNSLLVAQVLAHANRVEVVMTGGTLRGSSYALVGSGAEQALAGLRVRRAFVSGNGLTAERGLSTPNMLSASVDRALVQAANEVVVLADHTKMGVDTMFQTVAAERITHLVTDEDAPSAELSALAELGAQLHIAQLPQRAVPGARSEINGERLLGVDAGAEG; encoded by the coding sequence ATGGTGCGGGCCAACGGTGCCGTCTCCCTCAGGGAGCTCGCCCGGGTGGTCCAGACGTCCGAGGTGACAGTTCGCCGGGACGTGCGTGCGTTGGAGGCCGAAGGGTTACTCGATCGCAGGCACGGCGGAGCGGTGCTGCCCGGTGGACTCGCGAGGGAGCCCAGCTACTCGCAAAAGACCCATCTCGCCGCCGCCGAAAAGGCCGCGATCGCCGATCTCGCCGTGTCGCTGGTCGACGAGGGAGACGCGGTCGTCGTCGGCGCGGGAACCACGACTCAGGAGCTGGCCAGGCGGCTGGCCCGGATCCCCGGCCTCACCGTCGTCACCAACTCGCTCCTGGTCGCGCAGGTTCTCGCGCACGCCAACCGCGTCGAAGTCGTCATGACCGGCGGCACGTTGCGCGGCTCGTCGTACGCCCTGGTCGGCAGCGGCGCCGAACAGGCGCTCGCGGGGCTGCGCGTGCGGCGGGCGTTCGTGTCGGGCAACGGGCTGACCGCGGAGCGGGGGCTGTCGACGCCGAACATGCTCTCGGCGAGCGTCGATCGCGCGCTCGTGCAGGCCGCGAACGAGGTCGTCGTGCTGGCGGACCACACCAAGATGGGCGTCGACACGATGTTCCAGACGGTCGCCGCCGAGCGCATCACGCACCTCGTCACGGACGAGGACGCCCCGTCCGCCGAGTTGTCCGCGCTCGCCGAGCTGGGGGCGCAGCTCCACATCGCCCAGCTGCCGCAGCGGGCGGTGCCCGGCGCGCGCTCCGAGATCAACGGCGAGCGCCTGCTGGGTGTCGACGCGGGCGCCGAGGGGTGA